A genomic stretch from Deltaproteobacteria bacterium HGW-Deltaproteobacteria-18 includes:
- a CDS encoding aspartate aminotransferase: MFIADRIARLGTETAFAVAGRAAAHKAAGHEVFPFHLGDLNIPTPQNVMDAACRAMRNGKTGYCPSPGIPELRDALAQDVSAARGLDYAMENVAIQPGGKPVIGKFIMACVNPGDEVLYPNPGYPIYESQIEYHGGVAVPYRYIRDGSGFHIDLDHLESLVTPHTRAIIINDLQNPLGAQCSDAERERLAHLVMRHNLSVLLDEAYFDIRYGGKSSSLASIPGMQARSVILYTFSKKFAMTGWRLGAAIGPRAVIDIISKLNVNDESCSNHFVQHGALEGLTGDQSGPLAILKTLKERRDTAVELLNSMPGVDCPSPEATFYLFPEVTELMARKGFGDDYARFAEDILVKTGVSLCTRLHFGRPLPGETRRFVRLAYSGIDTEGIRKGLAALKAYAAE; this comes from the coding sequence ATGTTCATTGCAGACAGAATTGCACGACTCGGCACCGAAACGGCCTTTGCCGTTGCCGGCCGCGCCGCGGCGCACAAGGCCGCAGGGCACGAGGTCTTCCCTTTTCACCTGGGCGACCTGAACATCCCGACGCCCCAAAACGTCATGGACGCGGCTTGCCGCGCCATGCGCAACGGAAAGACCGGCTATTGTCCAAGCCCCGGCATCCCCGAGCTGCGCGACGCCCTGGCGCAGGACGTGAGCGCGGCAAGAGGCTTGGATTACGCCATGGAAAACGTGGCCATCCAGCCTGGCGGAAAGCCGGTTATCGGGAAATTCATCATGGCCTGCGTGAACCCGGGCGATGAAGTGCTCTACCCCAATCCGGGCTACCCCATTTACGAATCCCAGATCGAATACCACGGCGGAGTCGCCGTGCCCTATCGCTACATCCGGGACGGTAGCGGCTTTCATATCGATCTTGACCATCTTGAAAGCCTCGTCACCCCGCACACGCGAGCGATCATTATCAACGACTTGCAAAATCCCCTGGGTGCCCAGTGCTCAGACGCTGAACGCGAACGTCTGGCCCATCTGGTCATGCGCCACAATCTGTCCGTACTTCTGGACGAGGCCTATTTCGACATCCGCTACGGCGGGAAAAGTTCCTCACTGGCATCCATTCCGGGCATGCAGGCACGAAGCGTCATCCTCTACACCTTCTCCAAAAAGTTCGCCATGACAGGCTGGCGTCTTGGCGCAGCCATCGGACCAAGGGCCGTCATCGACATCATCTCCAAGCTCAATGTCAACGACGAGTCCTGCTCCAATCACTTTGTGCAGCACGGCGCCCTTGAAGGTCTGACCGGTGACCAGTCCGGCCCCCTGGCCATCCTGAAAACGCTCAAGGAACGTCGCGACACGGCCGTGGAGCTTTTGAATTCCATGCCCGGAGTGGACTGCCCAAGCCCCGAGGCCACCTTCTATCTTTTCCCCGAGGTCACGGAACTGATGGCCCGCAAGGGCTTTGGAGACGACTACGCGCGGTTTGCCGAAGACATCCTGGTCAAGACGGGCGTCTCGCTGTGCACACGCCTGCACTTCGGCCGCCCGTTGCCTGGGGAAACGCGCCGCTTCGTGCGTCTGGCCTATTCCGGCATCGACACGGAGGGGATCCGCAAAGGCCTTGCCGCCTTGAAAGCCTATGCGGCAGAATAG
- a CDS encoding inositol monophosphatase, producing MPSPKSPTRIEELVDLDATLAAAFEAAGEACAILVQGQSQLTECMVKTKSPGDVTTIIDRRAEDAIRDRLQARFPEFAFTGEEGGTSGQSRCRWIVDPLDGTMNFVHGFPFYAVSLALTVDDRIVLGVVADPVRDETFHALLGRGAFLNGKPIHVSATKELEKALVGTVVPPPRWPGHDAYLQRFCRISRKAAGIRRAGAAALDLAYVAAGRLDAFFVESLKAWDIAAGMLLVTEAGGSTADIFEEGSPLVSNRLAAANGHLLPALLGELADRI from the coding sequence ATGCCGTCCCCGAAAAGCCCAACGCGCATTGAAGAGCTGGTTGATCTTGACGCGACCCTGGCGGCAGCCTTCGAAGCCGCAGGCGAGGCCTGCGCGATCCTCGTCCAGGGGCAGAGCCAACTCACCGAATGCATGGTCAAGACCAAAAGTCCGGGCGATGTGACCACAATCATCGATCGCCGGGCCGAAGACGCCATCCGCGATCGCTTGCAGGCCAGGTTCCCCGAGTTCGCCTTCACCGGCGAAGAAGGCGGCACCAGCGGCCAGTCCCGCTGCCGCTGGATCGTCGATCCTCTCGACGGGACCATGAACTTCGTACACGGTTTTCCCTTCTATGCCGTCTCCCTTGCCCTCACCGTGGACGACAGGATCGTCCTGGGCGTTGTCGCCGACCCGGTTCGCGACGAGACCTTTCACGCCCTGCTCGGGCGCGGAGCCTTTCTAAACGGCAAACCCATCCATGTTTCAGCCACCAAAGAACTGGAAAAGGCTTTGGTCGGCACGGTGGTCCCTCCGCCACGCTGGCCGGGGCATGATGCATACCTGCAACGATTCTGCCGCATCTCCAGAAAGGCGGCAGGCATCCGGCGTGCGGGCGCAGCGGCCCTGGACCTGGCCTATGTCGCGGCGGGCCGATTGGACGCCTTCTTTGTCGAAAGCCTGAAGGCATGGGACATCGCGGCAGGGATGCTCCTGGTCACCGAAGCCGGGGGCAGTACCGCGGACATTTTCGAAGAAGGCTCACCGCTCGTATCCAATCGCCTCGCCGCCGCAAACGGACATCTCCTGCCGGCATTGCTTGGCGAACTGGCGGATCGAATCTGA
- a CDS encoding ATP-dependent RNA helicase encodes MSFDQLGLRVELLKAAKNKGYDTPTAIQAQAIPVIISGRDVLARAQTGTGKTDAFGLPIVQILGQARGNGHHPRALILTPTRELALQVGESIKGYARKVSLRCTVAFGGVRIEPQIARLQRGIDILVATPGRLLDLANQEHLNLASIEFLVFDEADRMLDLGFSGEINAIVDLLPTDRRTMLFSATYTPQIKALAAKMLKNPEYIEITPDTTAAEAVVQKVHMVNKDNKLPLLLHLIEKQQQDRILVFARTRTWANRLTDKLAAHGISVAALHGSKSQSLRKRTLEEFKDGKLHILVATDVAARGLDISNLPFVVNYDIPNSPEDYVHRIGRTGRAGVSGIAVSLVSPEEHNLLLAIETLLRHKIPVEAVKGFTEDSDLPDFVLYRPGNMKSERNAPKEIKALVAKKSDAKLRVQGRSKKPKDAKPESTTRGKKNEKSGSQNGPDTSPKPDSRGRGGQGRKRDDDRSGTGAPKARDSRGGSGTERPGRGGRPAKPAQTGRQGRPSRGNKRG; translated from the coding sequence ATGTCATTTGATCAACTTGGCCTGCGGGTCGAACTGCTGAAAGCCGCCAAGAACAAAGGCTACGACACCCCCACCGCCATCCAGGCCCAGGCCATACCCGTCATCATCTCCGGACGGGACGTCCTGGCCCGCGCACAGACCGGAACGGGCAAAACTGACGCCTTCGGCCTGCCCATCGTCCAGATTCTGGGTCAGGCACGCGGCAACGGCCATCACCCCCGCGCCCTGATCCTCACCCCCACGCGGGAACTGGCCTTGCAGGTCGGCGAAAGCATCAAAGGCTACGCCCGCAAGGTCTCCCTGCGCTGCACCGTGGCCTTTGGCGGAGTGCGCATCGAACCCCAGATCGCGCGACTGCAACGCGGCATCGACATTCTGGTGGCCACCCCCGGACGCCTGCTTGACCTCGCAAACCAGGAACACCTGAACCTTGCGTCCATCGAATTCCTGGTCTTTGACGAGGCCGACAGGATGCTCGACCTCGGATTCAGCGGCGAGATCAACGCCATCGTGGACCTCCTGCCCACCGATCGCAGGACCATGCTCTTCTCGGCCACCTACACGCCGCAAATCAAGGCGCTTGCCGCGAAGATGCTAAAAAATCCCGAGTATATAGAGATTACACCGGACACCACTGCGGCCGAAGCGGTCGTGCAGAAGGTGCACATGGTGAACAAGGACAACAAGCTGCCCTTGCTGCTGCACCTCATCGAAAAGCAGCAGCAGGACCGCATCCTGGTCTTCGCCCGTACCCGCACCTGGGCCAACAGACTGACCGACAAGCTGGCTGCGCACGGGATCAGCGTCGCGGCCCTGCACGGCAGCAAGAGCCAATCGCTCAGGAAGCGGACCCTTGAAGAATTCAAGGACGGCAAGCTCCACATCCTCGTGGCCACGGACGTTGCCGCGCGCGGTCTCGACATCAGCAACCTGCCTTTCGTGGTCAACTACGACATCCCCAATTCTCCCGAAGACTACGTGCACCGCATCGGACGCACTGGTCGCGCAGGGGTCAGCGGCATCGCCGTCTCCCTGGTCAGCCCTGAGGAGCACAACCTTCTGCTGGCCATTGAAACCCTGTTGCGCCACAAGATTCCCGTCGAAGCGGTCAAGGGATTTACGGAAGACAGCGATCTCCCCGATTTCGTGCTCTACCGTCCCGGCAACATGAAAAGCGAGAGAAACGCCCCGAAGGAAATCAAGGCGCTGGTGGCCAAGAAGTCGGACGCCAAACTGCGCGTCCAGGGCCGAAGCAAGAAACCCAAGGACGCAAAGCCCGAATCGACGACGCGCGGCAAGAAAAACGAAAAATCAGGCTCACAGAATGGACCCGACACGAGTCCGAAGCCGGATTCGAGAGGGCGCGGCGGACAAGGCAGAAAAAGAGATGACGACCGGTCCGGGACCGGCGCCCCGAAAGCCCGCGACTCGCGCGGCGGTTCAGGCACGGAACGGCCCGGGCGCGGTGGACGCCCCGCCAAACCGGCCCAGACCGGCAGGCAGGGACGGCCCTCCCGCGGAAACAAACGCGGCTGA